The Thermosipho melanesiensis BI429 sequence TTACAACATCAACAAAGCTTGATAACGCAGAATAGACTTTTTCAAGGAAATTTTCGCAAATATTTCTAATATATTTTGGAAAAATGTTTGGAAGAGATTTTTTTAGCCATGAAGAGTATAGAAGGGTGTATATTGTAAGAAGAACGGAAAAAAATATGGTAACGAAGAATGTAGGAGTACCTTTTGCTATTTTATCTAGAAAAAAGTTGGTAAGTTCATTTAACTTGGGTTGTATCCATTCCATAAGGTCATTGATACCAGACAATAGTTCGGGATTTTTTTTAATGTAAGTTTCCCAAGATTTGTTTTCAAAGACGTAATTTATGGTTGAAATAAAACTTCCAAATTGTTCTGTTGCCACTGGTATTATTAATATTATACCATAAATTATCAAAAAAAAGTAAATAACAAGGCCAACGATTATTGCTGGTTTTCCTTTGATTTTCAAAAAGTTGAGAAACCTTGCAATTAAGTTTACTATTAAAACTGACATAAGCGTAAAAACGAAAACATTTAATACAGAATCAAAAATTATACAAGTGATTAAAAATATGAGTGCATATATTCCAACATAGATGGAGGCCAAAGTTTTTTTATCCTTCATAGAATATTTTCCTCCTTGAAATATTTGGTTCGAAGTATTTTCTAATTTCTTCTATATTTTTTGTTTTTCCCATTACAACCATTAGTTTAATTTTGGCTTTTTGTCCAATTGGATGCTCACTCATTATTGCACCTTTTTTTCTAAGATAAGCTCCTCCACCTTTGTAACCGTAAACCGGATATACTCTACCTTTGAAGCATCTAGATGTAACAACTACAGGTATCCCATCATTTACGAGTTCTTCAACTGCATCGGCAACATTTGGTGGAACATTACCACGACCAAATCCTTCTAAAACAATTCCCTGGTATCCAATTTCTTTAGCATATCTTAGTAAATTTCCATCATCACCAGTAAAGGTTTTTATTAAGGCAATTTTCTCCTCTATTTTATCGACCAAAATTTTTTCTCTTGTAAGTGATTTACGGAAGAAGATTACGTTATCTTCATCTACTATACCCAAAGGACCATATCCTGGAGAATCGAATGTTGCTACATTGCTTGTGTATGTTTTTGTTACTTCTCTTGCAGCGTGGATTTCGTCATTGAGGCACACCATTACACCCATTTCATGTGCCTGTGGAGATAATACAGTAAGAACAGAAGAATATACATTTCTTGGACCATCAGTACCAAGCTCTCCGATATTTCTCATAGCAGCCGTACAGACAACGGGTTTATCACTTTTTAAGGTTAAATCCAGTAAGTACGATGTTTCTTCCAATGTGTCAGTACCATGTGTAACAACAATACCGATTACGTTTCTATCTAAGAGAATACCATCAATTCTTTTTGATAAGTTCCACATATCAATTGGTGTCATATGGGGGCTTGGAATATTAGAAAATTCCATTAATTCAACATTGACACCAATGTTTTTTAATAAAGGGATTTCGCTTATTAATAAGTTTCCTTTTTCGTAAGGAACAACTCCATTTTCGTTTTTTACCATTGCAATAGTTCCACCTGTAGAGACTATTACTACTTTTTTCATAAATGGTACCTCCTTTTAACCTTACTTCCTGCATATATTCCGAATATGAATCCACCAATGTGTGCCCAATATGCAATGCCAGTTCCCGTTATGTTTGCAAAAGTTCCGTTTACTATCTGTATTAAAAACCACACAAATAAAAATATTACTGCGGGGATTTCAATTAAAAATGGTATAAACCAGATTATCAATGTAACAATTTTAGAATACCAAAATTGGACAAAATATGCTCCCATAACAGCTGATATGGCTCCTGATGCACCCACAAGCGGATATAGGGAAAAAGAATTAAAAAGCATATGAAAGAAAAGGGCGAATAATCCTCCAGAGATATAAAATATAGTGTATTTAAAATGACCTAATCTATCTTCTACATTGTCTCCAAATATCCATAAAAACCACATATTTCCCAAAAGATGTGACCAACCGCCATGTATAAACATATGGGATATGAATGGAACAATGGGGTTAGATTTAAGTAAAAGTTGGTAATAATCCCACTTCCTTAGTAATATAGGGTTTGAAGTTAGTACATGTGTGTATCTAATAGGTAATACCCCGTAATTGTAGAAAAACATTATCAGCTTTTCATTTGAAAGAAATATCTCGTAAAAAAATATGAGTACGTTTATAAAGATAATAAAATATGTAACGTACGGTTTTTTTCTACTGGGAATAGTATCATATAAAGGGAACATTTTTCCTCCTCCTTCTTATGGTATACCATTTAATCTAATATATAAAAGTTGCCAAATTTTTGCTAATATAAAAGAACAAAATGCAAATATCAGAAGTACTATTATTGCAATATTTCCCCTTTTCAACTTATCCCCCTTTTAATATTCCAAGAAATTCATGTGTGATTAACGAAAATGTATATATACCTCGTGGAGAAGGGAGAAAATCTAGAAAGTTTTTTCTAAGGTCTATAGGATAATCACACACAACTGGAATTATATTGCTTTGTGTGTATTTTTCAAATAACATTTTAGCCCTTTTCATATGAAGAAAGGAAGTTACAAGGATTATATTTGGATCTTTTGTGATTTTTGAGACATTTTTAGCATTTTCTTTTGTGGTTCTAGATGTATTTTCTGTAATAATATCGTCTTTTGAAACGCCAAGTTTTATTAAAAAATCTTTCATTACATCAGCTTCTCTTATTCCGTCACCTATCACACCGCCTGCTACTACTATTTTTAACCTTTTTTCTTTGTAGATTTCCCAGCCTTTTAAAAGTCGTTTTAAGGTGTGTGTGCCAATCTCAATATTATTTGCATAGTTTACTATTCCACCACCTAATACTACTATTGTACCATCTTTTGGTATTGGTTTTGTATCTACTATAAATAGTTTTGAAATAAAGAAGTTGAATATGGGGGTTGAAATAACATAAAGTGTAATTGAAAGAATAATAAAAAATCGCCAAATATGGCGCTTTTTTATTAAAAAGTATATGGAAATTATAAAAAATAAAAGAATTAATATTCCTGGAAATTGTACCATACTGCCTACAGTTTTGTATATATAAATCATCTTTCTCCTCCAAAAAAGAATTTTCTTTCAGCTATTTCATCCATATTTTTATTTTCCTTCCGTTGTTGTTCTATGCGGAATTTTTGTATTGCTCTTTCTTTTAATTTTTCGAAGGACATTCTTTCTTTTCTTTTTTCCAAATATTCTTTTAAGATTTTTTGTTCTAAATTTTCAACATGCTCAAGTTTTTTGTATAGATTTTCTAAATATAGCTCCCCATTTTGTTTTATTTCTAATAACATATGTAAATAGTTTCCCTGAATTTTTTTTCCAATAAACTCATTTTCTAGATTGTCTAGATATTTTCTGTTTTTTTCTATTTCGTTTAATAAATTTTCTTTTTCCTTCCTTACCTTAAATAATTCCTGCTTTCTTAGTTCTTCCTCTTTTATTGCAATATCAAGTAATTTTTGTAATCTAAATTTCATAGTCTTCCAGGAAATTCGTTAGTATTTTTACGTATAGTTCTAATATTTTTTTGCTTTCATCAGAAAAGTTTATTCCTGAAAAATTATCAATAGAGATACTTCCCACTACCTTATTTCCTATTTTAAACACTCCTAGTAAAGGTCTGAATTTTTCGTCGAACATGCCATATTTTTTAAACGTATCAGCCAATGGACTTGTTTGTACAAGTTCTTTAGCATTGTCAATTTCGAATACAATAAATCCTTTGTTTATCTTTTTTTCTATTTTTTTTCCATAAGATGTTTTCTCTGGAGGAAATTCAAGCTTTTCTGCATCTTTGTATCCAATTTCCGCTACACATTTATATTTGTT is a genomic window containing:
- a CDS encoding YdcF family protein, with protein sequence MIYIYKTVGSMVQFPGILILLFFIISIYFLIKKRHIWRFFIILSITLYVISTPIFNFFISKLFIVDTKPIPKDGTIVVLGGGIVNYANNIEIGTHTLKRLLKGWEIYKEKRLKIVVAGGVIGDGIREADVMKDFLIKLGVSKDDIITENTSRTTKENAKNVSKITKDPNIILVTSFLHMKRAKMLFEKYTQSNIIPVVCDYPIDLRKNFLDFLPSPRGIYTFSLITHEFLGILKGG
- the fliJ gene encoding flagellar export protein FliJ, with protein sequence MKFRLQKLLDIAIKEEELRKQELFKVRKEKENLLNEIEKNRKYLDNLENEFIGKKIQGNYLHMLLEIKQNGELYLENLYKKLEHVENLEQKILKEYLEKRKERMSFEKLKERAIQKFRIEQQRKENKNMDEIAERKFFFGGER
- a CDS encoding asparaginase, translating into MKKVVIVSTGGTIAMVKNENGVVPYEKGNLLISEIPLLKNIGVNVELMEFSNIPSPHMTPIDMWNLSKRIDGILLDRNVIGIVVTHGTDTLEETSYLLDLTLKSDKPVVCTAAMRNIGELGTDGPRNVYSSVLTVLSPQAHEMGVMVCLNDEIHAAREVTKTYTSNVATFDSPGYGPLGIVDEDNVIFFRKSLTREKILVDKIEEKIALIKTFTGDDGNLLRYAKEIGYQGIVLEGFGRGNVPPNVADAVEELVNDGIPVVVTSRCFKGRVYPVYGYKGGGAYLRKKGAIMSEHPIGQKAKIKLMVVMGKTKNIEEIRKYFEPNISRRKIFYEG
- a CDS encoding rhomboid family intramembrane serine protease; its protein translation is MFPLYDTIPSRKKPYVTYFIIFINVLIFFYEIFLSNEKLIMFFYNYGVLPIRYTHVLTSNPILLRKWDYYQLLLKSNPIVPFISHMFIHGGWSHLLGNMWFLWIFGDNVEDRLGHFKYTIFYISGGLFALFFHMLFNSFSLYPLVGASGAISAVMGAYFVQFWYSKIVTLIIWFIPFLIEIPAVIFLFVWFLIQIVNGTFANITGTGIAYWAHIGGFIFGIYAGSKVKRRYHL
- a CDS encoding AI-2E family transporter, coding for MKDKKTLASIYVGIYALIFLITCIIFDSVLNVFVFTLMSVLIVNLIARFLNFLKIKGKPAIIVGLVIYFFLIIYGIILIIPVATEQFGSFISTINYVFENKSWETYIKKNPELLSGINDLMEWIQPKLNELTNFFLDKIAKGTPTFFVTIFFSVLLTIYTLLYSSWLKKSLPNIFPKYIRNICENFLEKVYSALSSFVDVVIINAVITAIAFYILSSFYFKDMAIILSFWAGITNLIPIVGVFFEYIPVFLFSLTLGIKGFIIVNLFVIAIHLGLFVIFVNVMKMHLNLNPVLMIISIIIVNQIFGLVGIFLAVPLLIFIAAYWDEFIKPKFES